A section of the Leminorella richardii genome encodes:
- a CDS encoding helix-turn-helix transcriptional regulator codes for MIKPLKRDKSIRSFLEKRLPHFGLSGYCYFLFSKYSGKATAVISNYPREWMDEYIESEYYLTDPVILHAKQTIVPFSWRELELKKRDSPFDGLSELRQRHRLFDGFTFTVHDASNRIALLSFYNNAGNQNFYENIKNYQAELQLLLINTHDKVIRYINDEEIEGRDDVLLSPRELEILKWVCLGKTYIESAIILGIRERTIKFHMKNIVNKLNVSNAKHAIKKAIELNLFN; via the coding sequence ATGATAAAGCCTTTAAAAAGGGATAAGAGTATTCGTTCATTTTTGGAAAAGCGGTTGCCTCATTTTGGTTTGAGTGGGTACTGCTATTTTTTGTTTTCAAAATACAGCGGAAAAGCAACGGCTGTTATTTCTAACTACCCGCGAGAGTGGATGGACGAGTATATTGAATCAGAATATTACCTTACTGACCCAGTTATTCTGCACGCAAAGCAAACGATAGTTCCCTTTTCCTGGCGAGAGCTTGAATTGAAAAAGCGGGACTCCCCGTTTGACGGGCTGTCAGAACTGCGGCAGCGACATCGTTTGTTTGACGGTTTTACGTTTACTGTTCACGATGCAAGTAATCGAATAGCGTTACTGAGCTTTTATAATAACGCCGGAAATCAGAATTTTTACGAAAATATTAAAAATTACCAGGCTGAGTTACAGCTTCTGCTTATTAATACTCATGATAAAGTCATTCGCTATATAAATGATGAAGAGATTGAGGGGAGAGATGATGTTCTATTATCGCCTCGCGAGCTGGAAATATTAAAGTGGGTTTGTTTGGGAAAAACCTATATTGAGTCAGCGATTATTCTCGGTATTCGTGAGAGAACCATTAAGTTTCACATGAAGAATATCGTTAATAAGCTGAACGTCTCTAATGCAAAACACGCGATCAAGAAGGCGATAGAGCTAAACCTGTTTAATTAG